From Flavobacterium lipolyticum, one genomic window encodes:
- a CDS encoding GlxA family transcriptional regulator has protein sequence MIKKVSILVPESSVLQAIADPQYLFSAVNQFMTASGKKLLFDVQLVGLEKEVKLNNGLYSVNTSQLTKDITATDLIVIPALFGDMKAAIAQNQGLLPWISEQYHKGAEIASLCVGAFLLASTGLLNGKKCSTHWGFQNEFREMFPEVEVIDGSIITEEHRLYSSGGGHSYWNLLLHLVEKYTDRETAILASKYFAIDIDRDSQASFAMFQGQKNHNDEAIKQVQNFIEDNIQEKITIDELAEMVLLGRRSFERRFKTATNNSVLEYINRVKIEYAKKSFETSRKNINEVMYDVGYTDTKAFRTIFKKVTGLNPLEYRNKYNKMAVS, from the coding sequence ATGATAAAAAAAGTAAGCATTCTTGTTCCTGAAAGTTCGGTTCTGCAGGCAATTGCAGATCCGCAATACTTATTTTCGGCTGTAAATCAATTTATGACCGCCTCCGGTAAAAAATTATTGTTTGATGTACAATTAGTAGGTTTAGAAAAAGAAGTAAAACTTAATAACGGATTGTATTCCGTTAATACGTCTCAGCTCACAAAAGATATTACTGCCACTGATTTAATTGTCATTCCTGCCTTATTTGGAGACATGAAAGCTGCAATTGCCCAAAATCAAGGACTATTACCCTGGATCAGCGAACAATATCATAAGGGCGCCGAGATCGCATCATTATGTGTTGGAGCGTTTTTGTTAGCTTCCACTGGTCTGCTAAACGGCAAAAAATGTTCTACCCATTGGGGATTTCAAAATGAGTTTAGAGAAATGTTTCCTGAAGTAGAAGTCATAGACGGAAGCATTATTACCGAAGAACACCGTCTTTATTCCAGCGGAGGTGGACATTCTTACTGGAACTTATTGCTTCACCTGGTCGAAAAATATACCGACAGAGAGACTGCAATACTTGCCTCCAAATACTTTGCCATCGATATCGACCGAGACAGTCAGGCTTCTTTTGCTATGTTTCAGGGGCAAAAGAATCATAACGACGAGGCTATTAAACAGGTTCAGAATTTTATTGAAGATAATATACAGGAAAAAATCACCATTGATGAATTGGCTGAAATGGTATTGCTGGGAAGAAGAAGTTTTGAGAGACGGTTTAAAACCGCAACCAACAATTCAGTTTTAGAATACATCAATCGGGTGAAAATTGAGTACGCCAAAAAAAGTTTCGAGACCAGCCGTAAAAATATCAATGAGGTAATGTATGATGTAGGCTATACCGATACAAAAGCATTTCGAACCATTTTTAAAAAAGTAACAGGATTAAATCCGTTGGAATATCGCAATAAGTATAATAAAATGGCGGTTAGCTGA
- a CDS encoding DoxX family protein, producing the protein MKKDKIIFWTTTIIIFIMEGIIPALTSQTELAKQGISHMQYPVYFCNALVVFKVIGALTVIIPQAPKFAKEWAYTGFGFVFIFASISHFAVDGFGFQAILPLIFLGILVISYKLYHKLNEYDYALSEKYQLQ; encoded by the coding sequence ATGAAAAAAGATAAAATCATATTCTGGACGACAACGATCATCATTTTTATTATGGAAGGAATCATTCCGGCCTTAACCTCACAAACGGAACTGGCTAAACAAGGGATCAGTCACATGCAATATCCGGTCTATTTCTGTAATGCATTGGTGGTTTTTAAAGTAATCGGAGCACTAACAGTAATCATTCCGCAAGCACCAAAATTTGCAAAAGAATGGGCGTATACCGGTTTTGGCTTTGTATTTATATTTGCAAGTATCAGTCATTTCGCAGTTGACGGATTTGGTTTTCAGGCGATATTGCCTTTGATATTCCTGGGTATATTGGTAATTTCCTATAAATTATATCACAAACTAAATGAATACGATTATGCACTTTCAGAAAAATATCAGCTGCAATAA
- a CDS encoding class I SAM-dependent methyltransferase has product MTDKSQLRSSIFRHLDGLAVAPVAIALQNHKVLEYILKQKQVQLSQLASAFKANEGYLNVGLRILASQGFLEYEVDNRKQEITIITNEKTEIAFSLFPLYQDVVDLLQFSGQFHPRLFDDVPFEKLNLIFEKYKKGYGIEPSDDPLKSSLQEQVLKHVEGHLIGPTIVRLAMKGMFHKYFMETSFQPEEFHKSPENFKKILDFFVHLGWFLEKNGNYQFTETGLFYAKRASAYGVTVSYLPTFAKIEELIFGDPSVLRMIADGENEIHVDREMNVWGSGGAHDTYFKVVDEIIVTLFNLPIEQQPKGILDMGCGNGAFLQHIFEVIDRQTLRGKMLDDYPLFLVGADYNQAALKVTRANLIKADIWAKVIWGDIGNPQLLSEDLKENYNIDLKDLLNVRTFLDHNRIWTDPQHINKDRISTSTGAFTYRGKRISNNLVEDNLLEHLQKWSPYVRKFGLLLIELHTINPKLAAVNIGKTPATAYDATHGFSDQYIVEIDVFNKVAAEAGLFPDQSIFKRFPDADIATVSINLLKGN; this is encoded by the coding sequence ATGACCGATAAATCTCAACTTCGTAGTTCTATTTTCAGACACCTTGACGGCCTGGCTGTTGCTCCGGTTGCAATTGCACTACAAAACCACAAAGTTTTAGAGTATATTCTAAAGCAAAAGCAAGTACAACTATCGCAGCTAGCTAGTGCTTTTAAAGCAAATGAAGGCTATCTGAATGTGGGTTTGAGAATTCTGGCCTCTCAGGGCTTTCTAGAATATGAAGTAGATAATCGAAAACAGGAAATAACCATCATCACAAACGAAAAAACAGAAATTGCCTTTTCGCTGTTTCCTCTCTATCAGGATGTTGTTGATTTACTCCAATTCTCCGGACAGTTTCATCCACGACTTTTTGACGATGTTCCTTTTGAAAAACTCAATCTTATTTTTGAAAAATACAAAAAAGGATATGGAATCGAACCTTCTGATGATCCTTTGAAAAGTAGTCTTCAGGAACAGGTTTTAAAACACGTCGAAGGACATTTGATTGGTCCCACCATTGTACGTCTGGCCATGAAAGGAATGTTTCACAAATACTTTATGGAGACTTCTTTCCAACCCGAAGAGTTTCATAAATCTCCGGAAAACTTTAAAAAAATACTGGACTTTTTTGTACATCTTGGATGGTTCTTAGAAAAAAATGGCAATTATCAGTTTACCGAAACCGGTTTGTTCTATGCCAAAAGAGCCAGTGCTTACGGTGTTACAGTTTCTTATTTACCCACCTTTGCCAAAATCGAAGAATTGATTTTTGGTGATCCTTCAGTTTTAAGAATGATAGCCGATGGTGAAAATGAAATTCACGTAGATCGCGAAATGAATGTATGGGGAAGCGGTGGTGCTCACGATACTTATTTTAAAGTGGTAGATGAAATTATTGTCACCCTGTTTAATTTACCAATCGAACAGCAACCTAAAGGAATACTTGACATGGGTTGCGGTAATGGTGCTTTTTTACAGCATATTTTTGAAGTTATCGATAGGCAGACTTTACGTGGAAAAATGCTTGACGACTACCCTTTATTTTTGGTTGGTGCCGACTATAATCAGGCAGCTTTAAAAGTAACCAGAGCTAACCTTATCAAAGCGGACATCTGGGCGAAGGTGATCTGGGGCGATATTGGAAACCCTCAACTGCTTTCGGAAGATCTGAAAGAAAACTACAATATAGATCTTAAAGACCTGCTTAACGTAAGGACTTTTTTAGATCACAACCGAATTTGGACAGATCCCCAACACATCAACAAAGATAGAATCAGTACGTCTACCGGTGCATTTACTTACAGAGGAAAAAGAATCAGCAACAATCTGGTCGAAGATAATCTGTTGGAACATTTACAAAAGTGGTCTCCTTATGTGCGTAAATTTGGCTTGCTGTTGATTGAATTGCATACCATCAATCCGAAACTTGCAGCCGTTAATATCGGAAAAACTCCCGCAACGGCTTATGATGCTACTCACGGTTTCTCGGACCAGTATATTGTAGAAATTGACGTTTTTAATAAAGTCGCAGCAGAAGCCGGATTATTTCCGGACCAATCGATTTTTAAACGATTCCCGGATGCCGATATCGCTACAGTAAGCATTAATTTATTGAAGGGAAACTAA
- a CDS encoding VOC family protein, with translation MATKIFINLPVADLQKAMSFYTAIGFTNNPQFTDATAACMVLTEEIYVMLLTHNKFSEFINKEIGNAFEKASVINSLSVESVDEVNEMINNALKAGGKETAEPKDYGFMQQRSFEDLDGHLWEVLYMDLAKIPQQ, from the coding sequence ATGGCAACAAAAATTTTCATCAATCTGCCGGTAGCAGATTTACAAAAAGCAATGTCTTTTTACACAGCAATCGGATTTACAAACAATCCACAATTTACAGATGCTACAGCAGCCTGTATGGTTCTAACCGAAGAAATTTATGTGATGTTGTTGACTCACAATAAATTCAGTGAGTTTATCAATAAAGAAATCGGTAATGCTTTCGAGAAAGCTTCGGTAATTAATTCCTTGTCAGTAGAAAGTGTAGACGAAGTGAACGAAATGATCAATAATGCCTTAAAAGCAGGAGGTAAAGAAACTGCAGAGCCGAAAGACTATGGTTTTATGCAGCAACGCAGTTTTGAAGATTTAGACGGACACCTTTGGGAAGTGCTGTATATGGATCTGGCGAAAATCCCACAACAATAA
- a CDS encoding VOC family protein encodes MAQLNSYLTFNGNCRDAMLFYKACLGGELELQTIADSPIGEELPEKMKRCILHATLKSDTLTIMGSDMAPENLTKGNAFSMMLTFDSEEETRKVYADLSKDGQATHPLERTFYGALFGNLTDKFGHQWMLCYSYQEKKSLSVGCN; translated from the coding sequence ATGGCACAGCTTAATTCTTATTTAACATTTAACGGTAATTGCAGAGACGCGATGTTGTTCTACAAAGCATGTCTTGGTGGTGAACTCGAACTGCAAACCATAGCCGATTCACCAATAGGGGAAGAGCTGCCGGAGAAAATGAAAAGATGTATTTTGCACGCCACTCTTAAAAGCGATACTCTTACCATTATGGGATCGGATATGGCTCCCGAAAACCTGACAAAAGGAAATGCCTTCTCGATGATGCTCACGTTTGACAGTGAAGAAGAAACACGAAAGGTTTATGCTGACCTATCGAAAGATGGTCAGGCTACGCATCCGTTAGAAAGGACTTTTTATGGAGCTTTGTTCGGGAATCTTACGGATAAGTTCGGACATCAATGGATGCTCTGTTACTCGTACCAGGAAAAAAAATCTTTATCTGTTGGGTGTAATTAA